From the Solanum pennellii chromosome 4, SPENNV200 genome, one window contains:
- the LOC107016081 gene encoding SWR1 complex subunit 2: protein METSKEGNAVFLDRTSRATRGKRMTKLLDDEVEEDELFWNQEALKDEENDIEYEEEGEAVDVFDSDFDEDEPEPDEEGENEPDDRTRTKKRLTYPGRPPAKKKKKMKALTKTEKAHQENEEAPDPSTPSEHHGAHDDTEAERTIRKSTRTAVVVKQAEREAIRAALQATTKPIKRKKEGEEKKMTQEEMLLEAAQTEVMNLRNLERVLAREEEVKKKAIVHKAVYNGPQIRYISKNGSSYLEFVNGASFGSQITTTSTPYPQKAVCVVTGLPARYRDPKTGLPYATKEAFKTIRERFAEERSRAREEKRMDELSQAISGLGFTSKRKRSIISNNRKTSYTPRVFDRFRKFPADDSMSEDSE, encoded by the exons ATGGAGACCAGTAAAGAGGGAAACGCAGTTTTTCTCGATCGTACTTCTCGTGCTACTAGAGGCAAACG GATGACTAAATTGTTGGATGATGAGGTAGAAGAGGATGAACTTTTCTGGAATCAGGAAGCTCTTAAAGAT GAAGAGAATGACATTGAATATGAAGAGGAAGGGGAAGCTGTGGATGTTTTCGACAGTGACTTTGATGAAGAT GAACCCGAGCCtgatgaagaaggagaaaatgAACCCGATGACAG GACACGGACCAAAAAGCGATTGACCTATCCAGGAAGACCGCctgcaaagaagaaaaagaaaatgaaagccCTTACCAAGACAGAAAAGGCACaccaagaaaatgaagaagctCCAGATCCGTCCACCCCTTCTGAACATCATGGTGCTCATGATGATACTGAAGCAGAAAGAACAATTAGGAAATCAACAAGAACGGCTGTCGTTGTAAAACAAGCTGAAAGGGAAGCCATTCGTGCAGCCTTGCAGGCAACAACAAAG cctataaaaagaaaaaaggaaggCGAGGAAAAGAAGATGACTCAAGAAGAGATGCTTCTTGAAGCAGCTCAAACAG AGGTCATGAATCTGAGGAATTTGGAGCGGGTTCTAGCAAGGGAAGAGGAAGTCAAGAAAAAGGCCATTGTGCATAAAGCAGTTTACAATGGTCCTCAGATACGATATATATCCAAAAACG GTTCTTCCTACCTAGAGTTTGTCAATGGAGCATCTTTTGGTTCACAGATCACAACAACATCCACTCCAT ACCCCCAGAAGGCAGTGTGTGTGGTTACTGGGCTGCCTGCACG GTATCGTGACCCGAAAACTGGGCTTCCTTATGCAACTAAAGAAGCATTTAAAACCATACGTGAACG GTTTGCTGAGGAAAGAAGCAGGGCTCGGGAGGAAAAGCGTATGGACGAGTTGTCTCAGGCGATTTCTGGGCTAGGATTTACCTCGAAACGAAAGAGgtcaataatttcaaataatagaAAAACGTCATATACCCCGCGAGTATTTGATCGTTTCCGCAAGTTTCCTGCTGATGACTCCATGTCTGAGGATTCAGAGTAG